Proteins from one Bacteroides zhangwenhongii genomic window:
- a CDS encoding ABC transporter permease, producing the protein MIDIWQEIYSTIKRNKLRTFLTGFAVAWGIFMLIVLLGAGNGLIHAFEEASSERALNSIKIYPGWTSKSYDGLKEGRKIQLDNKDLRITDTHFPDYVIKAGASIWQGTVTISFGSEYASVGLAGVFPNHIEIETIKLFKGRFINETDIKERRKVIVLHKKTAEILFHKTHTEPIGQFVNMGNVAYRVVGLCNDKGDSGEKPALIPFSTLQTIYNKGDKLSCLTIATKNLETIEANENFEKEYRKALGANHRFDPTDNSALWIWNKFTNYLQQQKGMAILRTGIWVIGIFTLLSGIVGVSNIMLITVKERTREFGIRKALGARPGSILWLIIVESVIITTLFGYIGMVAGIGVTEWMNAAFGNQVMDIGGWTTTVFLNPTVDIKIAIQATLTLIIAGTLAGLFPARKAVSIRPIEALRAD; encoded by the coding sequence ATGATCGACATCTGGCAAGAAATATACAGCACCATTAAGCGCAACAAGCTAAGGACTTTCCTCACAGGGTTCGCTGTGGCATGGGGAATATTCATGCTTATCGTCCTCTTAGGGGCCGGCAACGGACTGATTCATGCTTTCGAAGAGGCTTCTTCAGAACGTGCACTGAACAGTATCAAGATCTATCCGGGATGGACTTCCAAGTCTTACGACGGACTCAAAGAGGGACGGAAGATCCAGCTGGACAACAAGGACTTACGGATCACCGACACTCATTTTCCGGATTATGTAATTAAGGCCGGAGCTTCCATCTGGCAAGGTACCGTCACCATCAGTTTCGGCTCGGAATATGCCAGTGTCGGGTTGGCAGGCGTCTTTCCCAATCATATAGAAATAGAAACCATAAAGCTCTTTAAAGGACGTTTCATTAATGAGACGGATATTAAAGAAAGACGGAAAGTTATCGTCCTACATAAAAAAACGGCTGAGATTCTTTTTCATAAGACGCATACCGAACCTATCGGGCAGTTTGTCAATATGGGAAATGTTGCCTATCGGGTAGTGGGACTTTGCAACGACAAAGGAGATAGCGGTGAAAAACCTGCCCTCATACCTTTCTCTACCCTGCAAACGATCTACAATAAAGGAGACAAGCTGAGCTGTCTGACCATCGCTACGAAGAATCTGGAGACGATCGAAGCGAATGAAAATTTTGAAAAAGAGTATCGGAAAGCGTTGGGAGCCAACCACCGTTTCGATCCTACCGACAACAGCGCCTTATGGATATGGAATAAGTTCACCAATTATCTGCAACAACAAAAAGGTATGGCCATTCTACGTACCGGAATCTGGGTGATCGGCATTTTCACTCTTTTAAGCGGCATTGTAGGAGTATCCAATATCATGCTGATCACCGTTAAAGAACGTACACGCGAATTCGGTATCCGCAAAGCATTGGGAGCCAGACCGGGCTCGATCCTTTGGCTGATTATTGTAGAAAGTGTAATCATCACTACTTTATTCGGCTATATAGGTATGGTGGCGGGCATCGGAGTAACCGAATGGATGAATGCCGCTTTCGGCAATCAAGTCATGGATATCGGCGGATGGACAACAACCGTCTTCCTGAATCCGACCGTCGATATAAAAATCGCCATTCAAGCTACACTTACATTAATAATCGCCGGAACGTTAGCCGGATTGTTCCCTGCCCGCAAGGCTGTCAGCATCCGTCCGATTGAAGCACTTAGAGCAGATTAA
- a CDS encoding ABC transporter permease: MKIDMDTCEEILITITRNKTRSLLTAFGVFWGIFMLVALIGGGQGLEEMMKKNFEGFATNSGFLAAQRTGEAYKGFRKGRWWDLEATDINRLRSQIKEAEVITPSTARWGSKAVYEDKKYDCSVKGLYPDYLHIESQEIAYGRYINDVDIKENRKVCVIGKRIYESLFKPGEDPCGKYIRVDGIYYQVIGMSASEGNMSIQGQSSEAVILPFTTMQQTYNLGGQIDVISFTVKHGVKVSDIHPRMEQIIKAAHYIAPNDKQALMFLNAEAMFSMVDNLFTGIHILIWMVGLGTLLAGAIGVSNIMMVTVKERTTEIGIRRAIGARPKDILQQILSESIVLTALAGMCGISFAVIVLQLTEMAANSNGGDIRFQVTFGLAVGTCILLIALGMLAGLAPAYRAMAIKPIEAIREE; the protein is encoded by the coding sequence ATGAAAATAGACATGGATACCTGTGAGGAAATCCTCATTACCATCACAAGAAATAAAACAAGAAGCCTGCTGACCGCATTCGGCGTGTTCTGGGGAATCTTCATGCTCGTAGCCCTTATCGGAGGCGGACAAGGATTGGAAGAGATGATGAAGAAAAATTTTGAAGGATTTGCCACCAATTCCGGTTTCCTTGCCGCACAAAGAACGGGTGAGGCTTACAAAGGTTTTCGGAAAGGAAGATGGTGGGATCTGGAAGCAACAGATATCAACCGCCTCCGGTCCCAAATCAAAGAAGCGGAAGTGATTACCCCTTCCACAGCACGCTGGGGCTCCAAAGCCGTATACGAAGATAAAAAATACGATTGCAGTGTAAAAGGACTGTATCCGGACTATCTCCATATCGAATCACAGGAGATAGCATACGGCAGGTATATCAATGATGTAGATATAAAGGAAAACCGCAAAGTGTGCGTTATCGGGAAAAGAATCTATGAGAGTCTTTTCAAGCCGGGCGAAGATCCGTGTGGCAAATACATACGTGTGGATGGAATTTATTATCAAGTCATCGGAATGTCCGCTTCCGAAGGAAACATGAGCATACAAGGACAATCTTCGGAGGCAGTCATCCTTCCTTTTACTACCATGCAACAGACTTACAATCTGGGAGGGCAGATTGACGTGATCAGTTTCACCGTGAAACATGGAGTCAAGGTATCCGACATACACCCCCGAATGGAACAGATTATCAAAGCTGCGCATTATATCGCTCCCAACGACAAACAGGCACTTATGTTCCTGAATGCCGAAGCGATGTTTTCTATGGTCGATAATTTGTTTACCGGTATCCATATACTTATCTGGATGGTAGGATTGGGAACTTTGCTGGCGGGTGCTATCGGCGTGTCCAATATCATGATGGTCACCGTAAAAGAGCGTACCACTGAAATCGGTATCCGCCGGGCAATCGGAGCACGTCCGAAAGATATCCTGCAACAGATTCTGTCTGAAAGCATAGTGCTGACCGCCCTTGCAGGAATGTGCGGAATCTCCTTTGCCGTCATAGTGCTGCAACTAACAGAAATGGCAGCTAACTCAAATGGAGGTGATATCCGTTTCCAAGTTACCTTCGGACTGGCAGTCGGAACGTGTATCTTACTGATTGCGTTGGGTATGCTAGCCGGGCTGGCACCTGCTTACCGGGCTATGGCTATCAAACCGATTGAAGCGATCCGGGAGGAGTAG